The window TGGCTCTATCGCCTCCGTCACCTGCTGGGGCAACGTGCGAGCATCCCGCGCCTGCCGACCGCTCAGACCGACTCGCCGCCGATTCCGTCCATCCATCTCAGCGGTCCCGTCACGGTCGCCCATCATGCCGCGACGTCGCCGTGGGCCAGCCCCGGCGACTCTAGGCGGACGCTTGACCGTGTTCCGACAACACGGTGTTCGCTGAACGTCATGAGAAACGAGAACGCGCGAGGTTCACGTCCGCGCCAACGATACGAGCAACATCGATCAGCGAGATCGCGAGGAATCGAGCGATGAAACCCATTCGAGTCGCGCTCCTCGCCGTCATCATCTTTGCCTGGGTGATCGCGGCAGGGAGCTTCGTCAACAGCATCGCCGACGTCTCCAGTTTTCCTGGCGGCGTGCGGAGCGTGCTCGGGCTGTGGCCGGATGCGGACACCGTCGCCGGCACAGCCGTCCGGTTCGGCGCGGTGGCGGTGCTCATCGCCGGGATCGTCGGCTACAGAGCGCTCGGCAAGCGGGTCAAGCGCCGGCAGGCGCTCCCCGCGGACGCCGACGCACGATGACGTCATAGCCCGAGGCAAAGACCGAGCTTGAACAACGGACCGCTGAGATCCGGCGTGGCGCCGGGAGCGGCCACAAGAGAGGAGATTTCCATGGATGCGTTCGCGATCGGTGACACGTCCGGTGATGACAGCGGCTATTCGGACGCGCGCCCCTCGTCGGCCGGCTCGGCATCGCGCTGCTGCATCTGCTCATGCGCGAGCCGGCTCGCCCGGACGATCACGTCGAGCTGCGCTGGGTTGTAGAGGGCGACTCCTTCGAAACCGGGAGGCAGGTCCGTCACGGAAGAGCCGATGAGGATCGCACTGATCTCAGCGCGAGCACGCTGAAGCCGCTCGATGCTCTTCGCGAGATCCGCATCAACCGCCGTCAGCGCTGCAGTGGGAGTGTCGTCGCCGAACCCCACCTGCTGAATCCGGTCGACGGGCACTCCCAGGTCGCGCAGGCGGCGGATCTGCAGGAGTCGGATCAGATGCCGGACCTCGTACTTCTTGTACCCGTTCGACATGCGATCAGGTTCCTCGAGCACGCCCACGCGGTGGTAGTGGCGGACGGTGTTCACGGCCGCTGACTTCAGGTCTGCAAGAACCCTCGCTCAGCTGAACAGGCCGCCGAACAGGAGGGAGACCATCATCGCGATTACCACCGAGTTGAAGACGAACGCGATGATCACGTTGGTGCGTACGACGCGCCATGCTCGGCGCGAATTGAGCTGAGCGGGTGTCGTGGCGGCCATAGTGGAGAGCAGCACGGCGAGGGTCACGTAGTCGCCGAAGCGTGCCCGCTCGGGAAAGTGGAAGCGCACGTGTTCGCCGTCGTCGGCAACCCCGAGGCGCAGGTAGGTCTGCGCGAACGAGAAGACCATG is drawn from Salinibacterium hongtaonis and contains these coding sequences:
- a CDS encoding MerR family transcriptional regulator; translated protein: MNTVRHYHRVGVLEEPDRMSNGYKKYEVRHLIRLLQIRRLRDLGVPVDRIQQVGFGDDTPTAALTAVDADLAKSIERLQRARAEISAILIGSSVTDLPPGFEGVALYNPAQLDVIVRASRLAHEQMQQRDAEPADEGRASE